The DNA region TCCTGGGCCTGAACGGCCGCGGCCGAGAGAGTTACGCACAGAATTGTCGCCAGCCGTCGCATGCCTGTCATCAAGAAGTCCCCCGGGGTCGTTATGCGAATGAACACTAGCGCGACAGCGGGGGTGGCATGCAAGTCCAATCAGTGCAGATAAGAGAAGCAACCGAGAATGATCTTAAGGCCATTGTCGCGCTCTTTGCCGACGACCCGCTGGGTGGCCACGGCGATACCACCGACCCTGACGCGCTGCCCGCCTACAGGGCCGCCTTTTCCCGCATCGCGGCGTCGCCCAGCGAAACACTCTATGTTGCCGAACTTGACGGCGAGGTGGCCGGCACCTTCCAGACGATGGTCACCACAACGATGACCGCTCTCGGCAGTTCAAACATGATCATCGAGGCGGTCCAGACACGCGCCGACATGCGGGGCAGGGGCATCGGCGCCGCGATGATCGGCTTCGCCGTTGAAAAGGCTCGCGCGGACGGTATGCGCCTCGTCCAGCTGACCTCGAATGCCGCCCGCAAGGATGCCCACCGCTTCTACCAGCGCTTCGGCTTCGCCCCCTCCCATCTCGGCTTCAAGCTCAAGCTGAAATGAGGGGGCTGCGACCCAGAATCACTAGACAAGCGAAAGGCGAGGCGGCATAAGCGGAGGCACGATCGGTGGCCGCCTGCGGCTGCCAGCATAGCCACGGCAAAGCCCAAGGACACGCCATGAAGCAGTTTCTGTTGCAGATCTTCACCTGGTGGAACGGTCAGACCATGGGGACCCGCTTCTTCACCTGGCGCCAGGGCAAGCGAGTAGGCGAAGACGAAGCCGGCAACGTCTATTACGAAGGCCCGATGACAAGCTGGGGCCAACCGAAGCGCTGGGTCATCTACAACGGCTATGCCGATGCCTCGAAGATCTCCGCTGGTTGGCACGGCTGGATGCACTACCGCACCAACACGCCGCCCTCGAAGGAAGACTACAAGCCCCGCGAATGGCAGAAGGCCCACCGTCAGAACCAGACCGGCACGGCGGACGCCTATCGCCCGCAGGGTTCGATCGCGGCTGCCGGCGAACGTCCGCGTGTCACTGGCGATTACGACGCCTGGACCCCCGGCAACTGAGCCGGTTACCCGATTTGGCCATAATCCGGCGTTAGGGCCTCATCCGTGAGGCCCTTGTCATATCTGGCCTGCGGAATTCCCTTGGTAGTGGATCGACGAAAGCGAGCGGGACATGAAGCATAGCGTTTGGAGTTTGGCCGTTCCGGTTCTGGGATTTGCCATGCTCGCCCCGCTTCTGGCGCCCGTGCCCGCCAATGCCACTCGCCTCGAAAACCCGGTGGCCGAATTCGCCGGCATCGACAAGATCACCGGCCGAATCACCACCTTCGACGTCTATGTCAACGAGACTGTGCAGTTCGGTGCGCTCCAGGTTACGCCGAAAGTCTGCTATTCGCGCGACGAGACTGAAGCCCAGAAGATCGACGCCTTCATCGAGGTCGACGAGATCACGCTCGATCGCAAGATCCGCCGCATCTTTTCCGGCTGGATGTTTGCCGACAGCCCCGCACTCAATGCGGTCGAACACCCGATCTATGATGTCTGGCTGACCGGCTGCAAGGTGAAGTCCGACGTGCCGGCCCCGCCGGGCGTCGAGGTCGCGGCAAAGCCCGCACCGGAACCCGCCAAGCCCGATGCCGCCCCGGCCGCCGATCCGAATGCCGCACCCGCGACCGACCCCGGCACCGCCCCCGCCACCGATCCCAACACGGCTCCGCTGAGCGACATCGCCCCGGCCCAGCCCGCGCCGGGGACCGTCCCGCCGCTTGACGCGCCGCAACAGGTTCCCGACGAGACCTATGGCGGCGCCCTTCCGCCACCCGACGGTTACCCGCAGGACGGCGCCCCCCAGAACGCCTACCCACAAGACGGCTACCCACAGGACGGCGATCCCGCCCTGCAAGGCGGCGATCCCTATTCTCAGGGCCAGCCGCAGCCGATCGCACCCCCGCCGACCCCGCCCGGCGGCGTCGGCCTCTACTAAGCGGTCGTCCAGCCTCTCCCAAGGGCAGCACCATCGAATTGAGAAGAATGGTCCCCTCCCTAACCTTCCCCACAAGGGGGAGGGCTGAACCCGGACACGTCCTTCTGTTTGTGGAGCCGAGGGCTTGCCGCGAATCCTTTCCCTCCGATTAAGGGAGATGCTCCCCCTTCGATTGGCTCAGGAAAGCCGAGGTGAGATTTTGTGCCTTCCAGGCTTATCGTTTGACTTCCCCGCCTCGGGAGAACATGAAGAGAACACAGAAGGAGTTCTCCCATCATGTCGCTCGCCGAAAAATTCATCGTCCTTCCCTTCAAGAAGAACCGCGGCAATGTCGTGCCCGGCGAGATGCGCCAGGCCTCCAGCGCCGCCGCCGCCGAAAAGATCGCCACCGCCATGTCCGCTCGCCACCTCGGCGTCGCCGCCTATTCGATCCAGGTCGACGAGGAAAGCGGCGACATGACCAGCCCCAGGCTGATCATCGCCTTTGGCGAGACGGCGGATCTGACGGTGAACTGAAGCGCCTGGCGGAAAGACCCTCCCAAGCCCTCCCCACAAGGGGGAGGGCTTAAACCGGCTTCACGCCGGTACTGTGTGGTGAAGCCCCGAGGGTGGGCTCGTGCCCAACTGAAATGCTGGATTGCTCTTTAGTGGAGCTTAACGACAGACAGTTTTTCCGTTAGGCAAGACGCCAGCCCCAGAAGTTCTCCCCCCTTGAGGGGGAGATGCCCGGCAGGGCAGAGGGGTAACTCCTCGCACCACGCCTCCATTCTCCCCTTGACGCATCCCCCACACAGGCTTGCAATGCCCCCTGATCGGCATCTCTGGGAGGAGAAACCATGCCCACGCCAAAAAACACCATCTGCCTCTGGTACGACCGCGACGCCGAGGACGCCGCGCGCTTCTACGCAACCGTCTTCCCCGATAGCGAAGTGAAATCCGTCCATCGTGCGCCCTCCGATTACCCCTCCGGCAAGGCCGGCGATGTTCTGACCGTCGATTTCACTGTCGCTGGCATCCCCTGCCTGGGACTGAACGGCGGCCCCGCCTTCAAACACTCGGAAGCCTTCTCCTTCCAGATCGCGACCGACGACCAGGAGGAAACCGACCGCTACTGGAACGCCATTATCGGCAATGGCGGACAGACAAGCGCCTGCGGCTGGTGCAAGGACAGATGGGGCATCAACTGGCAGATCACCCCGCGTGTCTTGACGGAGGCGCTCGCGGCCGGTGGCGCGGAGGCAAAGCGGGCGTTCGAGGCGATGATGCAGATGGGGAAGATTGATGTCGCGAAGATCGAGGCGGCGCGGCGGGGGTGAGCAACGAGCTCCCTCATCTGCGGCCCCCGGTCGATCGATTGAATCGCTCTACCCGAATATTTTTTTGAACCTTCCTCGAATTTCCTTGTGCCTTAAGGCGCCGTTGCGCGTTGTAGGCCGGTGCGACGCTGCGATCGCGGAGACTGGACGCAAGTCGGCGCTCGCACGATCTGATCTCGGGATCCGGTGGCTGGAGTAATTGATGGCGCTTCAAACGATTTTCTCGCCTTCCGAGAACTGTTGGCGGACCGAAAGAGCCGATGACTTCTCGATCCTCATCGATGCCAATGACTATTTCACCTCGATCCGCGCCGCGATGATGGCGGCCAAGCGCACGATCTTCTTTGTCGGCTGGGATTTCGATGCCTCCATCACGCTCGGTCACCCCAGGGTGGATGACGGCGCCCCGCGCCGCGTCGGCGACTTCCTCCTTTGGCTGGCGCGCCGCACCCCGGGCCTGGAAATCCGCATCCTGCTCTGGAGCCCGGCGCCGCTTGCCAGCTGGGCCAGGCCCTCGAACCTTCCCTATCTCTTGCGCTGGAAATGGAACCGCCAGATCTCCGTCCGTCTGGACGACAAACATCCGCTGGGCAGTTCGCATCACCAGAAGATGCTGGTGATCGACGACACGGTCGCCTATTGCGGCGGCATCGACGTGACGCTGGATCGCTGGGACACGCGGGAGCATCTGGACGAAAACCCCGACCGCCGCCGCCCCAATGGCAAGCCCTATGGACCCTGGCACGACATATCGAGCCGCTTCACCGGTCCCGCCGCCCGCGCGCTTGCCGAACTCTGTCGCCACCGCTGGACCCGCGCCGGCGGCAAGGCCGTGCCGCTCGTGACGCACGTGCCCCCCGCACCGGAACGCGCCCCCAACTTCTCCTTCGGCCCGGTCGACCTCGCGATCGCCCGCACGAGCCCTGCCTATCGTGAGGAGAGCGCCGTCACCGAAATCGAAAAGCTCTATCTCGATATGATCCATTCCGCCCGACGTTTGGTCTATGCCGAGAGCCAGTATTTTGCCTCCCGCGCCATCGCCCAGGCGATCGCCCGTCGACTGGCCGAGCCGGATGGACCGGAATTCGTCCTGATCAATCCGACGACCTCGGACAACTGGCTGGGCCAGATCGCCATGGACACGGCCCGCGCCCGCCTCGCCGAATCCCTGCGCCGCCACGACACCTACGGCCGTTTCCGGATCTACCATCCGGTCACCGCCAAGGGGCAGCCGATCTACGTGCATGCCAAGCTGATGATCGCGGATGACCAGTATCTTCGCGTCGGCTCGTCCAACATCAACAACCGCTCCATGCGCTTCGACCAGGAATGCGACGTCGCGCTGGAAGCGGGCGGCTCGGCGGAACTTTCACGCAAGATCGAGCGCTTCCGCAACGACCTCCTGGCCGAACATCTGAGCGCCACGCCGGACACGGTCGATCAGGCGATCCGAGAAAGCGGCTCGCTGATCGCAGCCATCGAGCGAATGCGCGCGCAAAACGCAAAGGCGGGCAGCGCCACGCTCGGGCCCTACGAGACGCCCGAAATCTCCGACCTGGAAAAATGGCTCGCCGACCATGAAATCCTGGACCCCGAGGGGTCTGACGCGGTGTTCGAGCCGATCGAGAAGCGCGGGCTGTTTCGGGGGAGGCTGAAGCGGCCGTTGCGGCGGAAGGCATAACTATACAACAGGCGCTCGTGCTTCGACGAAGAATCATACGACGGCGGCTCAATTCGTGAACCAAAGACGGACGCTATCGCCGTCAGCAGCTGCGACTTTTACGAGATCGACGCCATTATCGTAGGCTGGGATGCTCCCTGCTTTGATCAGATTGTAAAGCAGTTCGTTCGATACAGTTCCATCAGGGAGGATGCCGCTCGGAAGGCTGAATCCAAGCAGCGGCCACACGCATGAGATTATTGACTCTTCGTGGCTGTCGAAAGCAGTTCGCGGCAAATGCGTAAGGTCGAGATCGGCGGAAATTATTCCGCACGCTGCTACCATTTCCCCGTCTCTTGGCCTATAAACAAAGCCTCCACTCATTCCGTGTTCGGCAGGGATGGACGTTGAGAAACACGGGAACCGATACTGGTTGTACCCTTCCTCATGAACGGCAGTCACAACACCTATTCTTATAGGAACCGAACGTTCAACGCGAAGCATCTGCCCGAATCCATCTGGCTCGAGAGGTGGCGATGTCTCAGAGACATCCATTGCGCCGCATGAGACGAGGTGAACGACATCGCCAACTGAAGGTACGCTGAAATCTAAAGGGACTGCATAGGGGACGGGGCAGTCTTCATTTTTCTGTGGGACGATTAGACACAGCGCGATATCCAAGTTCTCAGAGTAGGTTACGTAAGCAACATCCGTGAGTTGCGTCCTGCCGTGATCTGCTTGCAAGACCTTTAGGTGGCGTGGATCAATCGATACTTTTGGCTGGACAAAGAAACCGGGCACGGCAGACGGAGCGTGTCTGGATGGCCTTTGGAAGTGCTGAAGCCCATCGATGACGTGTCGCGCAGTGGCGACTACGTAGAAGTCTGTACTGCCCGCAATTATGAAGCCGGTTCCCATGAGTTTTGGGTTCTTGTTTAGGTCGAAGCCTAAGAAGGAAACAAGTACCGGGCGGAATTGGCGAACGAGATGTTGATTCTCAGAGGAAACATCCAGCCATTTTCGTCCCAATGGATCGTTTGGTATCATGGCTTAACAGTCCCGTGATTGTCATTCGGCGAAGCAGAGTAAGCTTGTATTGCTTAAGAAGCGACCATGCAGAACTGCTGCGCCCCCCCCTCAAAACCTAAGCGTCTCACTCTCCATCGCCCTGTCCAGCAACACCCCATACTCTGCCTTCGGAATATCCACCGCCCCAAACGTCTTCAGATGCTCGGTGGTGAACTGCGTGTCCAGGAGCGTAAAGCCGCGCTCCCTCAATCGCTCCACGAGATAGACGAGACAGATCTTCGACGCATTCGTGCGCCGGGAAAACATGCTCTCGCCGAAAAACGCCGAGCCGAGCGACACCCCGTAGAGGCCACCCACCAGTTCCTCGCCCTCCCAGGCTTCGACGCTGTGGGCGTGGCCGAGGCGGTGCAGCGCGCCGTAGAGATCTTTGATCTGCTGATTGATCCAGGTGCTCGGCCGGTCGTCGGCCGCTTCCGCGCATTTTTCCACCACCCGGTCGAAGGCGGTGTCGAAGCGGATGTCGAAGGGGGCTTTGCGGATGGCTTTTTGCAGGCTTCTCGAGACGTGGAAACCGTCAAGCGGGATGATCCCGCGAAGTTCGGGTTCGACCCAGAAGAGTTCGGGGTCGTCGGCCGATTCCGACATCGGGAACATCCCGATGGAATAGGCGCGCAGCAGGAGTTCCGGCGTGATGCTTTGGTCCCTGCTGCGTCGCCCAGCCATGGTCTTTACGTGGCCGAGGTTTCGGCCAGGTATTTTTCCAGCCAGTGGATGTCGTAGTCGCCGTTGGCGATGTCCTGGTTGGACACGAGATCCTGGAAGAGCGGCAGCGTCGTCTTGATGCCGTCGACGACGAATTCGTCGAGAACGCGGCGCAGACGCATCATGCATTCGACGCGGGTGCGTCCATGCACGATCAGCTTGCCGATCAGGCTGTCATAGTAAGGCGGGATCTTGTAGCCGGCATAGACGCCCGAGTCGACGCGAACGCCGAGACCACCCGGTGCATGGAAATGCGTGATCGTGCCGGGCGACGGCACGAAGGTGCGCGGGTCCTCGGCATTGATGCGGCATTCGATGGCATGGCCGGAAAAGACGATCTGGTCTTGGGTGACCGAGAGGCCGGCACCCGAGGCGACGCGGATCTGCTCGTGCACGAGGTCGATGCCGGTAATGGCTTCGGTGATCGGATGCTCCACCTGCAGGCGGGTGTTCATTTCGATGAAATAGAACTCGCCGTTTTCGTAGAGGAATTCGATCGTGCCGGCGCCGCGGTACTTCATCTTCTTCATCGCTTCGGCGCAGATCGAACCGATCTTCATCCGCTGCTCGACGTTGAGGGCAGGGGAATTCGCCTCTTCCCAGACCTTCTGGTGGCGGCGCTGAAGCGAGCAGTCGCGTTCGCCGAGATGGATGGCATTGCCCGCACCGTCACCGACCACCTGCACCTCGATATGGCGCGGCTTGCCGAGATATTTTTCCATATAGACCGCGTCGTTACCGAATGCGGCGAGCGCCTCGGAGCGCGCCGTGGAAACGGCTTCTTCCAGCTCGGCCTCGGTCTTGGCCACTTTCATGCC from Rhizobium glycinendophyticum includes:
- a CDS encoding GNAT family N-acetyltransferase codes for the protein MQVQSVQIREATENDLKAIVALFADDPLGGHGDTTDPDALPAYRAAFSRIAASPSETLYVAELDGEVAGTFQTMVTTTMTALGSSNMIIEAVQTRADMRGRGIGAAMIGFAVEKARADGMRLVQLTSNAARKDAHRFYQRFGFAPSHLGFKLKLK
- a CDS encoding NADH:ubiquinone oxidoreductase subunit NDUFA12, with product MKQFLLQIFTWWNGQTMGTRFFTWRQGKRVGEDEAGNVYYEGPMTSWGQPKRWVIYNGYADASKISAGWHGWMHYRTNTPPSKEDYKPREWQKAHRQNQTGTADAYRPQGSIAAAGERPRVTGDYDAWTPGN
- a CDS encoding VOC family protein; protein product: MPTPKNTICLWYDRDAEDAARFYATVFPDSEVKSVHRAPSDYPSGKAGDVLTVDFTVAGIPCLGLNGGPAFKHSEAFSFQIATDDQEETDRYWNAIIGNGGQTSACGWCKDRWGINWQITPRVLTEALAAGGAEAKRAFEAMMQMGKIDVAKIEAARRG
- a CDS encoding phospholipase D-like domain-containing protein — protein: MALQTIFSPSENCWRTERADDFSILIDANDYFTSIRAAMMAAKRTIFFVGWDFDASITLGHPRVDDGAPRRVGDFLLWLARRTPGLEIRILLWSPAPLASWARPSNLPYLLRWKWNRQISVRLDDKHPLGSSHHQKMLVIDDTVAYCGGIDVTLDRWDTREHLDENPDRRRPNGKPYGPWHDISSRFTGPAARALAELCRHRWTRAGGKAVPLVTHVPPAPERAPNFSFGPVDLAIARTSPAYREESAVTEIEKLYLDMIHSARRLVYAESQYFASRAIAQAIARRLAEPDGPEFVLINPTTSDNWLGQIAMDTARARLAESLRRHDTYGRFRIYHPVTAKGQPIYVHAKLMIADDQYLRVGSSNINNRSMRFDQECDVALEAGGSAELSRKIERFRNDLLAEHLSATPDTVDQAIRESGSLIAAIERMRAQNAKAGSATLGPYETPEISDLEKWLADHEILDPEGSDAVFEPIEKRGLFRGRLKRPLRRKA
- a CDS encoding trypsin-like peptidase domain-containing protein encodes the protein MIPNDPLGRKWLDVSSENQHLVRQFRPVLVSFLGFDLNKNPKLMGTGFIIAGSTDFYVVATARHVIDGLQHFQRPSRHAPSAVPGFFVQPKVSIDPRHLKVLQADHGRTQLTDVAYVTYSENLDIALCLIVPQKNEDCPVPYAVPLDFSVPSVGDVVHLVSCGAMDVSETSPPLEPDGFGQMLRVERSVPIRIGVVTAVHEEGYNQYRFPCFSTSIPAEHGMSGGFVYRPRDGEMVAACGIISADLDLTHLPRTAFDSHEESIISCVWPLLGFSLPSGILPDGTVSNELLYNLIKAGSIPAYDNGVDLVKVAAADGDSVRLWFTN
- the aat gene encoding leucyl/phenylalanyl-tRNA--protein transferase; translated protein: MAGRRSRDQSITPELLLRAYSIGMFPMSESADDPELFWVEPELRGIIPLDGFHVSRSLQKAIRKAPFDIRFDTAFDRVVEKCAEAADDRPSTWINQQIKDLYGALHRLGHAHSVEAWEGEELVGGLYGVSLGSAFFGESMFSRRTNASKICLVYLVERLRERGFTLLDTQFTTEHLKTFGAVDIPKAEYGVLLDRAMESETLRF
- the accC gene encoding acetyl-CoA carboxylase biotin carboxylase subunit; translated protein: MSNISKILIANRGEIALRVLRACKELGIATVAVHSTADADAMHVRLADESVCIGPPPSRDSYLNIHQIVAACEITGADAVHPGYGFLSENAKFADILDAHGITFIGPTAEHIRLMGDKITAKKTAVELGIPVVPGSDGEVLPENALKIAREIGFPVLIKATAGGGGRGMKVAKTEAELEEAVSTARSEALAAFGNDAVYMEKYLGKPRHIEVQVVGDGAGNAIHLGERDCSLQRRHQKVWEEANSPALNVEQRMKIGSICAEAMKKMKYRGAGTIEFLYENGEFYFIEMNTRLQVEHPITEAITGIDLVHEQIRVASGAGLSVTQDQIVFSGHAIECRINAEDPRTFVPSPGTITHFHAPGGLGVRVDSGVYAGYKIPPYYDSLIGKLIVHGRTRVECMMRLRRVLDEFVVDGIKTTLPLFQDLVSNQDIANGDYDIHWLEKYLAETSAT